The Thalassotalea nanhaiensis genome has a window encoding:
- the ubiA gene encoding 4-hydroxybenzoate octaprenyltransferase — protein sequence MSAILPSWQATKLITRMDKPIGTYLLLWPTFWALYVAAEGFPGWHLTIVFAVGVFIMRSAGCVINDFADRKVDGKVKRTEQRPLVSGLMTTKEAIALFFTLLVVALALVLTLSWYSIGLSVIAVILAASYPFMKRFTHFPQVVLGAAFSWGMIMAFAETQQSIPSTAWLMFFANVLWTIAYDTMYAMVDKDDDLLIGVKSTAIIFGRLDKVIIALLQILVLTLLVKVGQIQQFNMFYYLGLIFAAGSFIYQQHLIKNRDRDNCFKAFLNNHYGLLIVLLAIIIQY from the coding sequence ATGTCAGCAATACTCCCCTCTTGGCAAGCCACTAAATTAATTACTCGTATGGATAAACCCATAGGTACCTATTTATTGCTTTGGCCAACATTTTGGGCACTATATGTTGCAGCTGAAGGATTTCCAGGTTGGCATCTAACCATAGTATTTGCTGTGGGTGTATTTATTATGCGCAGCGCCGGTTGTGTAATTAATGATTTTGCCGATAGAAAAGTAGACGGAAAAGTTAAACGAACTGAACAACGCCCCTTGGTTAGTGGGCTAATGACAACTAAAGAAGCAATAGCCTTATTTTTTACGTTATTAGTTGTTGCTTTAGCGCTTGTGTTGACGCTCTCTTGGTACAGCATTGGTTTATCAGTAATTGCTGTAATATTGGCAGCAAGCTACCCGTTTATGAAACGTTTTACTCACTTTCCACAGGTGGTATTAGGCGCCGCATTTAGTTGGGGCATGATCATGGCGTTTGCAGAAACTCAACAAAGCATTCCTTCTACAGCATGGTTAATGTTTTTCGCTAATGTTCTGTGGACTATTGCCTATGACACTATGTATGCCATGGTAGACAAAGATGATGATCTACTTATAGGAGTCAAATCGACCGCAATTATTTTTGGCCGACTAGACAAAGTGATAATCGCCTTATTACAAATTTTGGTTCTGACTCTACTGGTTAAAGTTGGACAAATTCAGCAATTTAATATGTTCTATTATTTAGGTCTTATTTTTGCAGCTGGTTCATTCATCTACCAACAACATTTAATTAAAAATAGAGACCGGGATAATTGCTTTAAAGCGTTTTTAAACAATCATTACGGGTTATTGATTGTATTACTCGCTATAATAATTCAATACTAA
- a CDS encoding chorismate--pyruvate lyase family protein: protein MFELTKQFPIGLDVNWVSAKHAPQTPRLNDWLLDPTSLTARLKSHCNDFKVHVLGQRVEACQSHEANADIILGEQVLVREVILFCDDVPHVFARSLLPLKSLTGEQQALASLGEQPLGQVLFNNPKLHREVVEVAEIEPSLRVCELAAMLNLQVKQNLWGRRSLFFIEDKPLMVAEVFLPSARAYLKT, encoded by the coding sequence ATGTTTGAATTAACAAAGCAGTTTCCCATCGGTCTAGATGTTAACTGGGTAAGCGCTAAACATGCACCACAAACGCCACGATTAAATGATTGGTTATTAGATCCGACATCACTCACGGCTCGTCTTAAAAGTCACTGCAATGATTTTAAAGTACATGTGTTAGGGCAACGCGTAGAAGCTTGCCAATCACATGAAGCGAATGCGGACATAATTCTTGGCGAACAAGTATTGGTTCGAGAAGTAATACTATTTTGTGATGATGTACCGCATGTGTTTGCTCGAAGTCTATTGCCCTTAAAAAGTTTAACCGGCGAACAACAAGCATTAGCAAGTTTAGGAGAGCAGCCATTAGGTCAGGTATTGTTTAATAACCCTAAATTGCATCGCGAAGTGGTTGAAGTAGCTGAAATTGAACCTAGCCTAAGAGTGTGTGAATTAGCCGCGATGTTAAATTTACAAGTTAAGCAAAATTTATGGGGCCGACGTTCGCTATTTTTTATTGAAGATAAGCCTTTAATGGTAGCAGAAGTATTTTTGCCAAGCGCTAGAGCTTACTTGAAAACATGA
- the glpG gene encoding rhomboid family intramembrane serine protease GlpG has translation MQILVNVEQKSIALIFADYLKSININCEIKPALNDNQTLDGWAILCDSQEIDRAKYEFEQFIRQPNHPKYQQSAWQSGQSVKLNGSSGLTKQIKANFLAQAGPFTIGIFILCWLVFAATFLLFGNSLYQLVIFNQAGDISQTAAQPWRLITPALFHYSLLHIAFNTMWWWQLGGQIEKNLGLNKIILLFIGSAVLSNVAQFYMSGPNFGGLSGVVYATVGFVWWYGYLNPDKGIGLSNSIIGFMLFWLVLGYTEFMPINVANTAHLVGLISGVLYALFVTQMTKIKKIN, from the coding sequence ATGCAAATATTGGTTAACGTAGAACAAAAATCCATCGCTTTGATCTTTGCTGATTACTTAAAAAGTATCAATATTAACTGTGAGATCAAACCAGCCTTAAACGATAATCAAACCCTTGATGGTTGGGCAATTCTTTGTGATTCACAAGAAATAGATAGAGCAAAGTATGAATTTGAACAATTCATTAGACAGCCTAATCATCCAAAATATCAACAGTCTGCCTGGCAAAGTGGTCAGTCGGTCAAACTCAATGGTAGCTCAGGTCTGACTAAGCAAATTAAAGCTAATTTTTTGGCTCAAGCTGGTCCTTTCACCATAGGTATTTTTATTCTTTGTTGGTTGGTATTTGCCGCAACATTCTTGCTATTCGGCAATAGTTTGTATCAATTGGTTATATTCAACCAAGCAGGAGATATAAGCCAAACTGCAGCTCAACCTTGGCGGCTGATCACTCCGGCCTTGTTCCATTACTCTTTATTGCACATTGCTTTTAATACTATGTGGTGGTGGCAACTTGGTGGTCAAATAGAAAAGAACTTGGGACTGAATAAGATCATACTATTATTTATTGGCTCTGCTGTACTTTCTAATGTTGCTCAATTTTATATGTCAGGCCCAAATTTTGGCGGTCTTTCTGGTGTTGTTTATGCCACTGTAGGTTTCGTCTGGTGGTATGGTTATTTAAATCCAGATAAAGGAATTGGTTTATCTAACTCCATAATTGGCTTTATGCTATTTTGGTTAGTGTTAGGTTATACCGAGTTTATGCCGATTAATGTTGCTAATACAGCGCATTTAGTGGGTTTAATTTCGGGAGTATTATATGCCTTGTTTGTTACTCAAATGACTAAAATAAAGAAAATTAATTAA
- the glpE gene encoding thiosulfate sulfurtransferase GlpE has product MLSNDSTFKHINVADVVNGLPTKEHVVVDIRDANSYAASHIPGAIHLTNDVLSDFLREADFDAPTVVCCYHGISSQQAAQFLISQDFTDVYSLDGGFELWANSYPQHIEKA; this is encoded by the coding sequence GTGTTATCAAACGACAGCACCTTCAAACACATTAATGTGGCCGATGTAGTAAATGGTTTACCTACCAAAGAACATGTGGTTGTAGATATTCGTGATGCTAATTCATATGCGGCTAGTCATATACCCGGAGCAATCCATTTAACCAACGATGTGTTGAGCGACTTTTTACGAGAAGCTGATTTTGATGCGCCTACCGTTGTATGTTGTTATCACGGTATATCCAGCCAACAGGCCGCACAGTTTTTAATTAGCCAAGATTTCACCGATGTTTACTCACTAGATGGTGGATTTGAATTATGGGCTAACAGCTATCCGCAACATATCGAAAAAGCATAA
- the tdh gene encoding L-threonine 3-dehydrogenase: MKSLAKLKAEPGIWMTDSPKPEVGHNDLLIKINKTAICGTDIHIYNWDEWSQKTIPVPMVVGHEYAGVVVGMGQEVKGFNVGDRVSGEGHITCGHCRNCRGGRTHLCRNTVGVGVDRTGSFAEYLVIPAYNAFKLPDEISDDLAAVFDPFGNAVHTALSFDLVGEDVLITGAGPIGIMAAAVAKHVGARHVVITDINEYRLDLARKMGATRAVNVANENLKDVMNELGMTEGFDVGMEMSGVPMAFTDMLENMNNGGKIAMLGIPGQDMAIDWSKVIFKGLTIKGIYGREMFETWYKMASLIQSGLDLSPIITHHFPIDEFQQGFDAMLSGNSGKVILSWD, from the coding sequence ATGAAATCATTAGCAAAACTAAAGGCTGAACCGGGCATTTGGATGACTGATTCACCAAAGCCAGAAGTTGGTCATAACGACTTACTCATTAAAATCAACAAAACCGCAATTTGTGGTACCGATATTCATATTTACAACTGGGATGAATGGTCACAAAAAACCATTCCAGTACCTATGGTTGTCGGTCATGAATATGCCGGTGTTGTGGTTGGTATGGGTCAAGAGGTTAAGGGCTTCAATGTAGGCGATAGAGTTTCTGGCGAAGGTCATATCACTTGTGGCCATTGTCGTAACTGTCGTGGTGGCCGCACTCATTTATGTCGTAATACTGTTGGTGTTGGCGTTGACCGCACCGGCTCATTTGCTGAATATTTGGTAATACCTGCCTACAATGCATTTAAATTACCTGATGAAATTTCTGACGATTTAGCTGCTGTATTTGACCCGTTTGGTAATGCGGTACATACCGCCCTTTCATTTGATTTGGTCGGTGAAGACGTGCTTATTACAGGTGCAGGCCCTATTGGCATTATGGCTGCAGCGGTTGCTAAACATGTTGGCGCTCGCCACGTAGTCATTACAGACATTAACGAATACCGCTTAGACTTAGCTCGTAAAATGGGTGCTACCCGCGCAGTAAATGTTGCAAACGAAAACCTGAAAGATGTTATGAATGAGCTTGGCATGACCGAAGGCTTTGACGTTGGCATGGAAATGTCTGGCGTGCCTATGGCCTTTACCGACATGTTAGAGAACATGAACAATGGCGGTAAAATTGCCATGCTCGGTATTCCAGGGCAAGACATGGCAATTGATTGGAGCAAGGTTATTTTTAAAGGCTTAACCATCAAAGGTATTTATGGCCGTGAGATGTTTGAAACCTGGTATAAAATGGCTAGCCTTATTCAATCTGGGCTCGACTTATCGCCTATTATTACCCATCACTTCCCTATTGATGAGTTTCAACAAGGCTTTGACGCCATGTTATCAGGTAACTCTGGTAAGGTTATTCTTAGCTGGGATTAA
- a CDS encoding glycine C-acetyltransferase, with protein MSSNFINHLQQQIDQVKEEGLYKAERIITTAQQADIAVSSGEEVINFCANNYLGLANHPELINAAKGGLDDHGFGMASVRFICGTQDIHKTLEGKLSNFLGMEDTILYSSCFDANAGLFETILGAEDAIISDALNHASIIDGVRLCKAKRFRYANNDMAALEEQLIAANEAGARFKLIATDGVFSMDGVIANLKGVCDLADKYDAMVMVDDSHAVGFVGEDGRGSHEYCEVMDRVDIITGTLGKAMGGASGGYTSASKEVIEWLRQRSRPYLFSNSLAPAIVTASIKVIDMLAQGGELRKTLKDNAAYFRNNMEAAGFTCAGADHAIVPVMLGDAKVAADMSNRLLSEGIYVIGFSFPVVPKGQARIRTQISAAHTKAQLDKAIEAFTRIGKEMGVI; from the coding sequence ATGTCATCTAATTTTATTAACCACCTTCAACAACAAATAGATCAAGTTAAAGAAGAGGGCCTGTACAAAGCTGAACGAATTATCACTACTGCTCAACAAGCCGATATAGCAGTTAGCAGTGGCGAAGAAGTAATTAACTTTTGTGCCAATAACTATTTAGGTTTAGCCAATCATCCTGAGCTTATTAATGCAGCTAAAGGTGGTTTGGACGACCACGGTTTTGGCATGGCATCGGTACGTTTTATTTGTGGCACACAAGATATTCATAAAACATTGGAAGGCAAGCTATCCAACTTCTTGGGTATGGAAGACACTATTCTTTATTCATCATGTTTTGATGCCAACGCCGGTTTATTTGAAACAATATTAGGCGCTGAAGATGCCATAATTTCGGATGCTCTTAACCATGCATCCATTATTGACGGTGTTCGCTTATGTAAAGCAAAACGTTTTCGTTATGCCAATAACGATATGGCCGCATTAGAAGAACAGCTAATTGCTGCCAATGAAGCCGGAGCACGTTTTAAGTTAATTGCTACTGACGGCGTATTCTCAATGGATGGCGTAATTGCCAATCTAAAAGGTGTATGTGATTTAGCCGACAAATACGATGCAATGGTTATGGTAGATGACTCACATGCGGTAGGTTTTGTTGGTGAAGATGGTCGTGGTTCACACGAATACTGTGAAGTAATGGACCGAGTTGACATCATTACAGGTACCTTAGGAAAAGCCATGGGCGGCGCTTCAGGTGGTTACACATCTGCAAGTAAAGAAGTTATTGAATGGTTACGTCAGCGTTCTCGTCCGTACTTGTTCTCGAATTCATTAGCACCAGCAATCGTAACAGCCTCAATTAAAGTAATTGATATGTTAGCCCAAGGTGGTGAATTGCGTAAAACGTTAAAAGATAACGCTGCTTATTTCCGTAACAATATGGAAGCAGCCGGCTTTACCTGTGCCGGAGCAGACCACGCGATTGTGCCAGTAATGTTAGGTGATGCAAAGGTTGCAGCAGATATGTCAAACCGTTTACTTAGCGAAGGCATTTACGTTATTGGCTTCTCATTCCCTGTGGTACCAAAAGGCCAAGCCCGAATTCGCACACAAATTTCTGCGGCTCATACAAAAGCACAGCTCGATAAAGCCATTGAAGCATTTACCCGTATTGGTAAAGAAATGGGCGTAATTTAA
- a CDS encoding Lrp/AsnC family transcriptional regulator, whose translation MISEKDEELLSILRCNARASVSDIARALNVSRTAIQNRINKLESNGVIKSYSVELGSSYTKDLITINVSLKVNPNLREKICIILRKIHQISHIYSISGEYDLLVVLQIQSLKHLTAILDNICHLEGVERTNSSIILDAIFER comes from the coding sequence ATGATCAGTGAAAAAGACGAAGAGTTGCTTTCCATTCTTAGATGTAATGCCAGGGCGAGTGTTTCAGATATCGCCAGAGCGTTAAATGTTTCAAGAACAGCCATACAAAACCGTATAAATAAGCTTGAAAGTAATGGTGTGATTAAGTCATACAGCGTTGAATTAGGCAGCAGTTACACCAAAGATTTAATTACCATAAATGTATCTTTGAAAGTTAACCCAAATTTGCGTGAGAAAATTTGCATAATTTTAAGAAAAATACACCAGATAAGCCATATCTATTCAATCAGCGGGGAGTATGATCTGCTTGTTGTTCTGCAAATCCAATCGCTTAAACATCTTACGGCAATATTGGATAATATTTGTCATTTAGAAGGGGTAGAGCGAACGAACTCTTCAATTATTCTTGATGCAATATTTGAAAGATAA
- the waaA gene encoding lipid IV(A) 3-deoxy-D-manno-octulosonic acid transferase, whose amino-acid sequence MNKEKLSLRLYQILILLLVPVLLLVLIVRSFSQREYRQRLTERFGWLPSNIKPGGIVVHAASVGEVIAAKPFIDKLLITYPDLPITVTTFTPTGSAQVKKFYIDKVQHCYLPLDISFCVHLFFRLLKPKAVVLMETELWPTLIQRCYKSNVELLLINGRLSEKSLKNYKKLSWLIRPALNKFSAILCQSADNAEHFIEMGANADLVKNSGNLKYDISVTDELQNKISQLQKFIPEHRRLLVVGSTHQGEELPALAAYKKLKNDNPELLLVLVPRHPERFSTVTKLCEEQGFKTVTRSSKQPIIDDHEVWVIDTLGELLSVYALAEICIVAGSFSDVGGHNPLEPALFSKPVLVGENMANFKEITQKLTVANGIVQLEQNSELAVKLHCLLTDQELAITIGKNALGVVLANQGATDKSIETLQSLLK is encoded by the coding sequence TTGAACAAAGAAAAGCTGTCTTTACGCCTATATCAAATACTTATTTTATTGCTTGTACCAGTGTTATTATTGGTTCTCATCGTTCGCTCGTTTTCGCAACGAGAATACCGTCAGCGCTTAACTGAGCGATTTGGCTGGTTGCCTTCAAATATAAAGCCAGGCGGTATTGTTGTACACGCGGCTAGTGTAGGTGAAGTAATAGCCGCTAAACCTTTTATTGATAAGTTATTAATTACTTATCCAGATTTACCTATTACTGTAACCACGTTTACGCCGACAGGCTCAGCGCAAGTAAAAAAATTCTACATTGATAAAGTACAGCATTGTTATTTGCCATTAGACATTTCATTTTGTGTGCATTTATTCTTTCGATTGTTAAAGCCCAAAGCTGTAGTGCTTATGGAAACAGAGCTATGGCCAACACTTATTCAACGCTGCTATAAATCTAACGTTGAATTACTGTTAATTAATGGTCGTTTATCAGAAAAATCTTTAAAAAATTACAAAAAACTGTCGTGGTTAATTAGACCTGCATTGAATAAATTTTCTGCCATATTGTGCCAAAGTGCAGATAATGCCGAACACTTTATTGAAATGGGGGCTAATGCCGATTTAGTTAAAAATTCTGGTAATTTAAAGTACGACATAAGTGTTACCGATGAACTGCAAAATAAAATTTCACAGCTGCAAAAATTCATTCCTGAACATAGACGATTACTGGTTGTAGGCAGTACACACCAAGGGGAAGAATTACCCGCACTTGCTGCGTATAAAAAGTTAAAAAACGACAACCCTGAATTGCTTTTGGTGCTTGTTCCTCGCCACCCTGAACGTTTTTCTACGGTAACAAAACTGTGTGAAGAGCAAGGTTTTAAAACCGTTACGCGCAGTTCTAAACAACCGATAATTGATGACCATGAGGTTTGGGTAATCGATACGTTAGGGGAATTGTTATCTGTGTATGCGCTGGCTGAGATTTGTATTGTTGCCGGCAGCTTTTCTGATGTTGGTGGGCATAATCCACTGGAACCGGCGTTATTTTCTAAACCTGTTCTTGTTGGTGAGAACATGGCAAATTTTAAAGAGATCACACAAAAACTAACAGTAGCCAATGGCATAGTGCAGTTAGAGCAAAACAGCGAACTTGCCGTTAAATTACATTGTTTATTAACTGATCAAGAATTAGCAATAACGATTGGCAAAAATGCACTTGGTGTAGTTCTTGCCAATCAAGGTGCTACAGATAAGAGTATTGAAACCTTACAAAGTTTGCTTAAGTAA
- a CDS encoding alpha/beta hydrolase family protein — MSRLNLVVLRISLIVVTLLSNHVIAKPYKLIPVEDIMQSSQVYSMILSPDGKYIFSYEHMKRFNIVRLIDPQKRLSVPMFRMDRKRSSYVENYQWVDNDTVYLQMKKRRGFINIKDDGEKPEGIWQSLGVSGFMVSTLPNEEDTVLFARNVTKKQKYPRFKLYKITTDQLAVSNYDEAIEVENTLNEAFHYIYDDVNKALIAAIKNDDQIEFWYQLTSKDKWKKFYDINAENQFIPIGFLNEGTLAVLTNKNLDRTSLVEFDITTKTLGKVIYQHPNYDLIDAKLNKMHQGVNYVSFLEEGIPNSHYFAKEKTDLAKSLKKSFKNQQVSVIESSLDDNYKLIKTFSSTNPGKFYFFQADTKKAIFITEKRTTLAPYKLSPTEVFQVEVEPDVFIEALLTKPVGYSNGVLLVNPHGGPIGIRDLAIYDAQTQYFTNRGYSVLKVNFRGSSGYGKQFMNEGRGEFGKLIEHDITAAVKQVRKEHKFEKMCSIGTSYGGYSAMMLAIKHPEDYQCIVAKYGIYDLPHLYNANNQVYSDERRQALDKVIGGYKESLKEVSPFYLAEDINVPVLLIAGKKDTIAHFEQSNRMKYRLQQLGKNVETVFYNSVGHGYHYYWKGNRHEIVYVEDFIRRQLGLPFPPAMNEQQIKAQERRRLLDAYDVDVENLTTLSSEQKEQKIEAELQALIQEQLAEEKKEQAERAAQKKADEEFTY; from the coding sequence ATGAGCCGCTTAAATTTAGTAGTTTTGCGTATCAGTCTGATAGTAGTGACTTTGTTAAGCAACCACGTAATCGCCAAGCCATACAAATTAATACCAGTAGAAGATATTATGCAATCATCGCAAGTTTATTCGATGATATTAAGCCCCGATGGTAAGTATATTTTCTCTTATGAGCACATGAAACGCTTCAATATCGTAAGGCTCATTGACCCGCAAAAAAGACTTAGTGTGCCGATGTTTCGTATGGATAGAAAACGGAGTTCATACGTTGAAAATTATCAATGGGTTGACAATGATACTGTATACCTACAGATGAAAAAGCGAAGAGGCTTTATTAACATAAAGGATGATGGTGAAAAACCTGAAGGTATTTGGCAGTCCTTAGGGGTTAGTGGCTTTATGGTTTCAACATTACCAAATGAAGAAGACACCGTTCTGTTCGCTCGCAACGTCACTAAAAAGCAAAAATACCCTAGATTTAAGCTGTATAAAATAACGACAGATCAGTTAGCTGTAAGTAACTATGATGAAGCTATAGAGGTTGAAAACACCCTCAACGAAGCCTTTCATTATATTTATGATGATGTGAACAAAGCTCTAATTGCTGCAATCAAAAACGATGACCAAATAGAATTTTGGTACCAGTTAACATCTAAAGATAAGTGGAAAAAATTCTATGATATTAATGCTGAAAATCAGTTTATCCCCATTGGCTTTTTAAATGAGGGGACACTTGCAGTTTTAACCAATAAAAATTTGGACCGAACTTCATTAGTTGAGTTTGACATAACAACAAAGACGCTTGGTAAAGTAATTTACCAACACCCAAATTATGATTTAATTGATGCTAAATTAAATAAAATGCATCAAGGCGTAAATTATGTAAGCTTTCTCGAAGAGGGCATTCCAAATAGTCATTATTTTGCCAAAGAAAAGACAGATTTAGCTAAAAGTTTAAAAAAATCCTTTAAAAACCAGCAGGTGTCAGTCATTGAATCTAGCCTAGATGACAATTATAAGTTGATTAAAACATTTAGTTCTACCAATCCGGGAAAGTTTTATTTCTTTCAAGCTGATACTAAAAAGGCAATATTTATTACCGAAAAACGTACTACTTTAGCGCCTTATAAACTTAGTCCTACTGAGGTGTTTCAGGTAGAAGTCGAGCCTGACGTATTCATTGAAGCATTATTAACTAAACCAGTTGGTTATAGTAATGGGGTGCTGTTAGTGAATCCACATGGTGGCCCTATTGGGATCAGAGATTTAGCAATATACGACGCACAAACGCAGTATTTTACCAACCGTGGCTATTCGGTGCTCAAGGTTAATTTTCGTGGTTCTTCCGGTTACGGTAAACAATTTATGAACGAGGGGCGTGGCGAGTTTGGTAAATTGATCGAACACGATATAACCGCCGCGGTGAAACAGGTTAGAAAAGAACATAAGTTCGAAAAAATGTGTTCTATTGGCACTAGTTATGGCGGTTATTCAGCAATGATGCTTGCAATTAAACACCCTGAAGATTATCAATGCATTGTCGCAAAATATGGTATCTACGATTTGCCACATTTATATAATGCAAACAATCAAGTTTATAGTGATGAACGCCGTCAAGCGTTAGACAAAGTGATCGGTGGATATAAAGAGTCATTAAAAGAAGTATCACCGTTTTATTTGGCTGAAGACATTAATGTACCAGTACTCTTAATTGCGGGGAAAAAAGATACTATCGCTCATTTTGAACAGTCCAATAGAATGAAATATCGTTTACAACAGCTAGGTAAAAATGTAGAGACGGTGTTTTACAATAGTGTTGGCCATGGTTATCACTATTATTGGAAGGGAAATCGACACGAAATTGTCTATGTTGAAGACTTTATTCGCAGGCAACTTGGTTTACCTTTTCCTCCCGCGATGAATGAGCAACAAATAAAAGCACAAGAGCGACGTAGATTGCTTGACGCTTATGACGTTGATGTTGAAAATTTAACCACTCTTTCTTCAGAACAAAAAGAGCAAAAAATTGAAGCCGAATTACAAGCATTAATTCAAGAGCAGCTTGCTGAAGAAAAAAAGGAACAAGCTGAACGTGCTGCACAAAAAAAAGCTGATGAAGAGTTTACTTACTAG